A window from Apostichopus japonicus isolate 1M-3 chromosome 2, ASM3797524v1, whole genome shotgun sequence encodes these proteins:
- the LOC139956906 gene encoding UDP-N-acetylglucosamine transferase subunit ALG14-like — MAAPMFVIYLFCFLVILLSVLFFRVLYIIFTLGKVKTRNTKSERAMKLLVVAGSGGHTSELLRLLGSLSGNYKPRVYVLANTDKMSCDKVQEFESKKNCEYSIEIIPRSREVRQSYLTSIASTLYATWYAFPLVFRVKPDLVLVNGPGTCIPVCAASFMLRVLGLRTVIQVYVESICRVEHLSVSGLIMYYFADKLLVQWPQLVTKYPRAQYIGRIV; from the exons ATGGCGGCGCCCATGTTCGTGATCTATCTTTTTTGCTTTCTTGTCATACTGctatctgttttattttttagagTACTTTACATAATATTTACCCTTGGGAAAGTGAAAACTAGAAACACAAAGTCAGAAAGAGCAATGAAATTACTTGTGGTCGCCGGTTCTG GTGGGCATACTTCAGAACTATTAAGGTTGCTTGGATCCTTGTCTGGGAACTACAAGCCTAGAGTTTATGTTCTAGCAAACACGGATAAGATGAGTTGTGATAAAGTACAAGAATTTGAATCAAAGAAAAACTGTGAG TACTCAATAGAAATCATACCCAGAAGCCGAGAGGTTCGGCAGTCTTATCTTACAAGTATCGCCTCTACTCTCTATGCAACATGGTACGCCTTCCCGCTGGTGTTTAGAGTCAAACCAGATCTA GTATTAGTAAATGGACCAGGAACCTGTATTCCTGTATGTGCTGCTTCATTCATGTTGAGG GTGTTAGGTTTAAGGACAGTTATACAAGTCTATGTAGAGAGTATATGTCGGGTGGAACATCTTTCCGTGTCTGGACTTATCATGTACTACTTCGCTGATAAACTTCTGGTCCAATGGCCACAGTTGGTCACTAAATATCCCAGGGCGCAGTACATTGGACGAATAGTTTAA
- the LOC139956922 gene encoding TLC domain-containing protein 4-B-like has product MEGNITYDIDELYQINYAYPAVALISWGFFTFLFLKASPSWSKKLFPAYDSLSDNLKQDWNSRVTSLVHCAIVSPIAIYVVLADEEVNRDPVWGYSVISRIVMAITEGFMLADFLVIIKYFPLKDAIIFSFHHLATLYPYTYNVLYGPMPYFGCFKLTTEGSTPFVNLRWFLSTLELTDGDLYFYNGILMTFSFFVLRILTIIPYWISVYRTFSTHPMPGITPHMRNSLIFGSIALDLLNIYWFRKMLLGAKKVMDKRNLANEKEAKTIKDKEL; this is encoded by the exons ATGGAAGGGAACATAACATATGACATTGATGAACTGTACCAGATCAATTATGCATATCCTGCAGTTGCTCTCATCAGCTGGGGTTTCTTCACGTTTCTCTTCCTCAAAGCAAGTCCGTCCTGGTCAAAGAAACTCTTTCCTGCCTATGATTCATTATCAGATAATCTGAAGCAAGATTGGAATTCCAG AGTTACATCCTTAGTGCACTGTGCTATTGTGTCTCCCATTGCCATTTATGTGGTGCTTGCCGATGAGGAAGTTAACAGAGACCCTGTCTG GGGATATTCAGTGATATCTCGAATCGTCATGGCTATAACAGAGGGCTTTATGCTTGCAG atTTCTTGGTGATCATCAAGTATTTTCCATTGAAGGATGCcataattttttcatttcatcatttagCAACACTTTATCCTTATACCTACAATGTG CTGTACGGTCCAATGCCTTACTTTGGCTGCTTCAAACTAACCACAGAAGGTTCCACTCCATTTGTCAATTTAAG GTGGTTTTTGAGCACTCTGGAGCTGACCGATGGTGACCTTTATTTCTACAATGGAATCCTCATGAccttttccttctttgtttTGCGTATTCTGACTATCATTCCTTATTGGATTAGTGTCTACCGTACGTTTTCCACTCATCCGATGCCGGGCATCACACCTCACATGAGGAACTCATTAATTTTTGGAAGCATAGCGTTAGACCTTCTCAATATTTACTGGTTCAGGAAAATGCTGCTAGGAGCCAAGAAGGTCATGGATAAGCGAAACTTGGCGAACGAGAAGGAAGCTAAAACCATCAAGGATAAAGAGTTATAA
- the LOC139956953 gene encoding E3 ubiquitin-protein ligase RNF170-like, which yields MAEPESGTIIEGVGDDVIRGLVGVVVVIVPILVTMFHRFTRHQQIHPENVQRVQETRQHLNRNDAASTANTSGASDTRNQNRGPSYTVDGTCPVCLQERQLSTETNCGHVFCGDCLIAYWRHGNWLGAIACPVCRQQVTILFPVFQEDPNSDDANRMMDDINNYNRRFSGESRPFMDYIYDLPTLLRHIFQEFFSFSGLVWMFRFRIFVCFVAALLYFISPLDIIPEAVFGVLGLLDDVFVILLLAIYVSIIYRGVIANRGNFDT from the exons ATGGCAGAGCCAGAATCCGGAACGATTATTGAAGGTGTCGGAGACGATGTTATCCGTGGACTTGTTGGTGTTGTTGTGGTCATTGTCCCCATTCTTGTCACAATGTTCCATAG GTTCACCAGACACCAGCAAATTCATCCTGAAAATGTGCAAAGGGTCCAAGAAACCAGACAACATTTGAACCGCAATGATGCTGCATCAACAGCTAACACAAGTGGGGCAAGTGACACAAGAAATCAAAACAGAGGTCCAAGCTATACCGTAGATGGCACATGTCCAGTTTGTCTTCAGGAAAGACAACTATCTACTGAAACTAATTGTGGCCATGTCTTCTGTG GAGATTGTCTAATTGCTTACTGGAGACATGGTAACTGGTTAGGAGCCATCGCTTGTCCAGTCTGCAGGCAGCAG GTGACGATTCTCTTCCCCGTCTTTCAAGAGGACCCTAATTCTGATGATGCTAATCGGATGATGGATgacataaataattataatcgAAGGTTCTCAGGAGAATCAAGGCCA TTTATGGACTACATCTATGATCTGCCTACGTTGCTGAGACATATTTTCCAAGAGTTTTTCTCCTTCAGTGGCCTTGTTTGGATGTTTCGTTTCCGGATCTTTGTGTGTTTCGTCGCAGCTCTTCTCTACTTCATCTCACCTCTTGACATCATCCCAGAGGCAGTCTTTGGAGTCCTAGGTCTTCTAGAtgatgtttttgttattttattacttGCAATTTATGTCTCAATAATTTACAGAGGAGTTATTGCCAACCGAGGCAATTTTGATACATAG